In the Polyangiaceae bacterium genome, one interval contains:
- a CDS encoding SDR family NAD(P)-dependent oxidoreductase, giving the protein MNPQPSALRGRVALVTGASAGIGAAVARRLLELGMRVAVCARRKDRLEALRADGGELLALACDLRDEAQILAMFRTLRETWGGVDVLVNNAGLGHLAPLCSGESDHWREMLEVNVLALSICTREAVADMRRRGDDGHVLHVSSMASHRVPPDSGMYSATKYAVRALTEALRQELRAQGSKIRVSALSPGFVETEFAAHYHKDPAAADRTYGRFKVLEAEDVAWLVETILTAPPHVQIHDLLVRPRDQQS; this is encoded by the coding sequence ATGAACCCGCAGCCTTCCGCACTCCGCGGGCGTGTGGCCCTGGTCACGGGTGCTTCGGCGGGGATCGGCGCAGCCGTGGCGCGCCGACTGCTAGAACTCGGAATGCGCGTGGCGGTTTGCGCTCGCCGAAAAGATCGTCTCGAGGCGCTTCGCGCAGACGGAGGCGAGCTTCTGGCTCTCGCCTGCGATCTGCGGGACGAAGCACAAATCCTTGCCATGTTTCGCACCCTTCGCGAAACCTGGGGCGGGGTGGACGTACTCGTGAACAACGCGGGTCTCGGGCATTTGGCACCGCTCTGCAGCGGTGAGAGCGATCACTGGCGTGAGATGCTGGAAGTCAACGTGCTCGCGCTCTCGATCTGCACGCGAGAGGCCGTGGCGGACATGCGCCGCCGCGGCGACGACGGTCACGTGCTGCACGTCTCGAGCATGGCGTCCCATCGCGTGCCGCCCGACAGCGGTATGTACTCGGCGACCAAGTACGCTGTGCGGGCACTGACCGAGGCGTTGCGGCAGGAGCTCCGGGCCCAGGGCAGCAAGATCCGGGTGAGCGCCCTCAGCCCGGGCTTCGTCGAGACGGAGTTCGCCGCGCACTATCACAAGGACCCCGCCGCTGCCGATCGCACCTACGGACGCTTCAAGGTGCTGGAAGCGGAGGACGTCGCCTGGCTGGTCGAGACCATCCTGACCGCTCCCCCACACGTGCAGATCCACGACCTGCTCGTCCGCCCCCGCGATCAGCAAAGCTAG
- a CDS encoding RNA polymerase sigma factor, whose translation MTAESPTERPMSVEHELIQRALAGDGRAFATLVEPHLPMLYRVAMRACGNPSLAEDAVQEALTIAYQKLNRYEPGTSLKSFLAACAMRRAQTLLRGERRRQKREEAADAPEKLAGPASVSGAKQTAERIRTVLERLPEKRRAAALLRLDAGLSYAEIAEALGTTEGSARVLVHMVVKELREALADLVDPSEIGAAP comes from the coding sequence GTGACGGCTGAAAGTCCGACCGAGCGCCCGATGTCCGTCGAGCACGAGTTGATTCAGCGCGCCCTCGCCGGAGACGGCCGGGCCTTCGCGACCTTGGTCGAGCCGCACCTGCCCATGCTGTACAGGGTGGCGATGCGCGCCTGCGGCAATCCGTCCTTGGCCGAGGACGCCGTGCAAGAAGCGCTGACGATCGCCTACCAGAAACTGAACCGCTACGAGCCTGGCACGTCCCTCAAGAGCTTTCTCGCGGCATGCGCCATGCGCCGAGCGCAGACGCTGCTGCGCGGCGAGCGCCGACGGCAGAAGCGTGAAGAGGCGGCAGACGCCCCGGAGAAGCTCGCTGGTCCGGCGTCCGTCTCGGGCGCGAAGCAGACGGCGGAGCGGATTCGCACCGTGCTCGAACGACTCCCCGAGAAGCGACGCGCCGCCGCGCTACTGAGGCTCGATGCCGGGCTGAGCTACGCGGAGATCGCGGAAGCCCTCGGCACCACGGAAGGATCGGCCCGCGTGCTGGTCCACATGGTCGTCAAAGAGCTTCGCGAGGCCTTGGCCGATCTGGTCGACCCCAGCGAGATTGGAGCAGCCCCATGA
- a CDS encoding fumarate reductase/succinate dehydrogenase flavoprotein subunit: MELKSNAPSGPIETRWERHRFDMKLVNPANKRKFRVIVVGTGLAGGAGAATLGELGYNVLTFCYQDSPRRAHSIAAQGGINAAKNYQNDGDSVYRLFYDTVKGGDFRSRESNVYRLAEVSVNIIDQCVAQGVPFAREYGGLLANRSFGGAQVSRTFYARGQTGQQLLLGAYQALARQIESGGVKMRPRTEMLDLIVVDGVARGIVTRDMISGKVEAHLADAVVLATGGYGNVFFLSTNAKGCNATAAWRAHRRGALFANPCYTQIHPTCIPPSGDYQSKLTLMSESLRNDGRVWVPKSADDCEKDPSTIAEKDRDYYLERIYPSFGNLVPRDIASRRAKMVCDEGRGVGPKVDGVRRGVYLDFRDAIKRLGQKVVAERYGNLFDMYERITGENPYRVPMRIYPATHYTMGGLWVDYNLMSNIPGLFVAGEANFSDHGANRLGASALMQGLADGYFVLPYVLGNYLAQTKLAAVDESHPEVKKVVAEVEERISKLLASDGKRTPDSFHRELGSLIWENCGMARNKADLEKALERIPALRQEFHENLKIVGGGEELNQTLEKAGRVADFMELGELMCRDALARDESCGCHFREEHITAEGEAKRDDEGFMYVAAWEYSGDVSKPTLHKEQLEYEFVKPSMRSYK, encoded by the coding sequence ATGGAGCTCAAATCCAACGCACCTTCGGGGCCCATCGAGACCCGTTGGGAACGCCACCGCTTCGACATGAAGCTGGTCAATCCCGCCAACAAGCGCAAGTTCCGCGTCATCGTGGTGGGCACGGGCCTGGCCGGAGGCGCCGGCGCCGCCACCCTGGGAGAGCTGGGCTACAACGTGCTCACCTTCTGCTACCAGGATAGCCCGCGCCGCGCTCACAGCATCGCCGCTCAGGGTGGCATCAACGCCGCCAAGAACTACCAGAACGACGGCGACAGTGTGTACCGCTTGTTCTACGACACGGTGAAGGGCGGCGACTTCCGCTCGCGTGAGTCGAACGTGTATCGCCTGGCCGAGGTCAGCGTGAACATCATCGATCAGTGCGTGGCCCAGGGCGTGCCCTTCGCTCGCGAGTACGGCGGGCTCTTGGCCAATCGCTCCTTCGGTGGCGCCCAGGTCTCACGCACCTTCTACGCCCGCGGGCAAACTGGACAACAACTGCTGCTAGGCGCCTACCAGGCCTTGGCGCGCCAAATCGAGAGCGGCGGCGTGAAGATGCGGCCCCGCACGGAGATGCTCGATCTGATCGTGGTCGACGGCGTGGCGCGCGGCATCGTCACCCGCGACATGATCAGCGGCAAGGTCGAGGCGCACCTGGCCGACGCCGTGGTGCTCGCCACGGGCGGCTACGGCAACGTGTTCTTCCTGTCCACCAACGCCAAGGGCTGCAATGCCACCGCGGCCTGGCGCGCCCATCGCCGCGGCGCCTTGTTCGCCAACCCCTGCTACACGCAGATTCATCCCACCTGCATCCCGCCCAGCGGCGACTACCAGTCGAAGCTCACGCTGATGAGCGAGTCCTTGCGCAACGACGGGCGCGTCTGGGTGCCCAAGAGCGCCGACGATTGCGAGAAGGACCCGAGCACCATCGCTGAGAAGGACCGCGACTACTACCTGGAGCGCATCTATCCCAGCTTCGGCAACTTGGTGCCCCGCGACATCGCTTCTCGCCGCGCCAAGATGGTGTGCGACGAAGGACGCGGCGTCGGACCCAAGGTCGACGGCGTGCGCCGCGGCGTGTACCTGGACTTCCGCGACGCCATCAAGCGCCTGGGGCAGAAGGTGGTCGCGGAGCGCTACGGCAACTTGTTCGACATGTACGAGCGCATCACCGGCGAGAATCCCTATCGCGTGCCGATGCGCATCTACCCCGCGACTCACTACACCATGGGTGGGCTGTGGGTGGACTACAACCTGATGAGCAACATTCCCGGGCTCTTCGTGGCGGGTGAAGCGAACTTCTCCGACCACGGCGCGAACCGCCTCGGCGCCAGCGCCCTGATGCAAGGCTTGGCCGACGGCTACTTCGTGCTGCCCTACGTGCTCGGCAACTACCTGGCGCAGACCAAGTTGGCCGCCGTGGACGAGAGCCACCCCGAGGTGAAGAAGGTGGTGGCCGAGGTCGAAGAGCGCATCTCCAAGCTGCTGGCCAGCGACGGCAAGCGCACACCGGACTCCTTCCACCGCGAGCTGGGCAGCTTGATCTGGGAGAACTGCGGCATGGCTCGCAACAAGGCCGACCTGGAGAAGGCCCTCGAGCGCATCCCCGCGCTGCGTCAGGAGTTCCACGAGAACCTCAAGATCGTCGGCGGCGGCGAAGAGCTGAACCAGACCCTGGAAAAGGCCGGTCGCGTTGCGGACTTCATGGAGCTGGGCGAGCTGATGTGTCGCGACGCACTCGCTCGCGACGAGTCCTGCGGCTGTCACTTCCGCGAGGAACACATCACGGCCGAAGGCGAAGCCAAGCGCGACGACGAGGGCTTCATGTACGTGGCAGCCTGGGAATACAGCGGTGACGTGTCGAAGCCCACGCTGCACAAGGAACAGCTCGAGTACGAGTTCGTGAAGCCCAGCATGAGGAGCTACAAGTAA
- a CDS encoding succinate dehydrogenase/fumarate reductase iron-sulfur subunit yields MAKNMRITLNVWRQSGPKDVGQFERYELNDVSEHMSFLEMLDVLNEKLLGEGKDPVAFDHDCREGICGMCGIVINGRPHGPREATTTCQLHMRTFSDGDDITIEPWRASAFPVVKDLVVDRGAFDRIVQAGGYVSVRSGSPRDANEIPIPKKDADASMDAAQCIGCGACVAACPNAAAALFVAAKVSHLGLLPQGQPERYDRVRKMVAQMDAEGFGHCTNHFECMAACPKEISVDFIARMNRDMLSAMVKEKDVVAPRKAPR; encoded by the coding sequence ATGGCGAAGAACATGCGCATTACCCTGAACGTGTGGCGACAGTCCGGGCCCAAGGACGTCGGGCAGTTCGAGCGCTACGAGCTGAACGACGTCAGCGAGCACATGTCCTTCCTGGAGATGCTCGACGTGCTGAACGAGAAGCTCTTGGGCGAGGGCAAGGACCCCGTGGCCTTCGACCACGACTGCCGCGAAGGCATCTGCGGCATGTGCGGCATCGTGATCAACGGTCGCCCGCACGGTCCGCGGGAAGCCACCACGACGTGTCAGCTCCACATGCGCACCTTCAGCGATGGCGACGACATCACCATCGAGCCCTGGCGTGCCAGCGCGTTTCCAGTCGTGAAAGACCTGGTCGTGGATCGCGGCGCCTTCGATCGCATCGTCCAAGCCGGCGGCTACGTCTCGGTGCGCTCGGGCAGTCCGCGGGACGCCAACGAAATCCCGATCCCGAAGAAGGACGCGGATGCCTCGATGGACGCGGCGCAGTGCATCGGTTGCGGCGCGTGCGTCGCGGCTTGTCCGAACGCTGCGGCGGCGCTCTTCGTCGCCGCCAAGGTGTCACACCTGGGCCTTTTGCCCCAAGGGCAGCCCGAGCGCTACGACCGCGTGCGCAAGATGGTGGCGCAGATGGACGCCGAGGGTTTCGGCCATTGCACCAATCACTTCGAGTGCATGGCTGCCTGCCCCAAGGAGATCTCCGTCGACTTCATCGCGCGCATGAACCGCGACATGCTCAGCGCCATGGTCAAAGAGAAGGACGTCGTCGCTCCGCGCAAGGCGCCCCGCTGA
- a CDS encoding crotonase/enoyl-CoA hydratase family protein yields MTDAKPAEAETIRVEREGAIAHVVLQETTMRPQFFRELGATFRTLARDTELRAVVLRSAVKCFSYGLDLPAAASEMGEAFAGGGALTRMKLLSLIEELQSEIDAVENCPVPTVVALHGWCIGGGLDLAAACDIRLASADTKLSLRETKIAIVADLGSLQRLPAIIGDGLTRELAFTGKDIDATRALQIGLVNAVHDDAAAVQHAALTMAQEIAANAPLTVRGVKKVLDFGRSRRRQDGLDYVALFNSAFLASEDLGEAMAAFMEKRAPQFKGR; encoded by the coding sequence ATGACCGATGCAAAACCGGCTGAAGCCGAAACGATTAGGGTGGAACGAGAGGGCGCGATCGCTCACGTGGTGCTGCAGGAGACCACGATGCGACCGCAGTTCTTCCGCGAGCTGGGCGCCACCTTTCGAACCTTGGCGCGCGACACGGAGCTACGCGCGGTCGTCCTGCGTTCAGCCGTGAAGTGCTTCAGCTACGGCTTGGATCTGCCCGCAGCGGCGTCCGAAATGGGCGAAGCCTTCGCCGGAGGCGGCGCTCTGACCCGCATGAAGCTGTTGTCGTTGATCGAAGAGCTGCAGTCCGAGATCGACGCGGTCGAAAACTGCCCGGTTCCGACCGTCGTGGCGCTGCATGGCTGGTGCATCGGCGGGGGCCTCGACCTGGCGGCCGCCTGCGACATTCGCTTGGCTTCTGCCGACACCAAGCTCTCGCTGCGCGAAACCAAGATCGCCATCGTCGCCGATCTCGGCAGCTTGCAGCGGCTGCCCGCCATCATCGGGGATGGCTTGACCCGCGAGCTCGCGTTCACGGGCAAAGACATCGACGCCACGCGGGCTCTGCAGATCGGGTTGGTCAACGCGGTGCACGACGACGCGGCCGCCGTGCAGCACGCGGCCCTCACCATGGCGCAGGAGATCGCGGCGAACGCGCCGCTGACCGTTCGCGGCGTGAAGAAGGTCCTGGATTTTGGACGCTCCCGGCGGCGCCAGGATGGCCTCGACTACGTGGCGCTCTTCAACTCGGCGTTCCTGGCGTCGGAGGATCTGGGCGAGGCCATGGCGGCGTTCATGGAGAAGCGGGCGCCCCAGTTCAAAGGGCGCTAG
- a CDS encoding endonuclease/exonuclease/phosphatase family protein yields MRLPSALWFMCALWLAPACGDSAAPAGGGGGGNSDASSTGGSNDASTGGTAAGGSSGSGGQGGGSGVSGGSAGSDASAGSGGSDAGADADAQSDATAGSGGADASFDAIADAAGGSSGDAAASGGTAGSDAGTAGTGGLFDCPIASDAGSSGDAGTDAGSVRVRVMAANITSDNFQAYEPPGIRILQALKPDIALLQEMNYRHGTLRAFVDTAFGSSFCYFREPQPGGIPNGIVSRYPIVASGEWQDAAVSDRDFAWARIDVPGPVDLWAVSVHLKSGSVSTRAAQVQALLGYVQAQVPAGDYVVVGGDLNTESNTENAINLLAASFVTGAPHPADQNANENTNTNRNKPYDWVLPSPAFNAHSITVTQGASSYPAGLVFDSRVYTPLSEVVPVQFGDSGVSGMQHMAVVRDFALP; encoded by the coding sequence ATGCGGCTTCCCTCGGCCCTGTGGTTCATGTGTGCGCTCTGGCTCGCGCCAGCGTGTGGGGACAGCGCCGCACCCGCTGGTGGGGGGGGCGGCGGCAACAGCGATGCCAGCAGCACGGGCGGAAGCAATGACGCCAGCACGGGCGGCACCGCCGCGGGCGGTAGCTCGGGTAGCGGTGGGCAGGGTGGCGGCAGCGGCGTCAGCGGCGGCAGCGCGGGAAGCGACGCGAGCGCTGGAAGCGGGGGAAGTGACGCGGGCGCCGACGCCGACGCACAAAGCGACGCCACCGCGGGCAGCGGCGGTGCCGACGCCTCGTTCGACGCCATCGCGGACGCCGCGGGCGGAAGTAGCGGCGATGCGGCGGCGAGCGGAGGCACTGCAGGCAGCGACGCTGGCACGGCGGGCACGGGTGGACTCTTCGACTGTCCGATTGCTAGCGACGCCGGCAGCAGCGGCGACGCGGGCACCGACGCCGGCTCGGTTCGCGTGCGCGTGATGGCGGCGAACATCACCAGCGACAACTTCCAGGCCTACGAGCCTCCGGGCATTCGCATCCTCCAGGCCTTGAAGCCGGACATCGCGCTGTTGCAGGAGATGAACTACCGGCACGGCACGTTGCGAGCCTTCGTCGATACCGCTTTCGGCAGCAGCTTCTGCTACTTCCGCGAACCCCAGCCTGGCGGGATCCCCAACGGCATCGTCAGTCGCTACCCCATCGTCGCCTCCGGCGAGTGGCAAGACGCCGCCGTTTCCGATCGTGACTTTGCCTGGGCCCGCATCGACGTTCCCGGACCCGTCGATCTGTGGGCCGTCAGTGTGCACCTGAAGAGCGGCAGCGTCAGCACGCGAGCAGCGCAAGTGCAGGCGCTGTTGGGCTACGTGCAGGCGCAAGTCCCCGCGGGGGATTACGTGGTGGTCGGCGGCGATCTGAACACCGAGTCCAACACGGAAAACGCCATCAATCTGCTCGCGGCGAGCTTCGTCACCGGCGCGCCGCACCCCGCGGACCAGAACGCCAACGAGAACACCAATACCAATCGCAACAAGCCCTACGACTGGGTTTTGCCGAGCCCGGCTTTCAACGCGCACTCGATCACGGTGACCCAAGGGGCGAGCAGCTACCCCGCGGGCCTGGTGTTCGACAGCAGGGTGTACACGCCGCTTTCGGAAGTAGTACCTGTGCAATTCGGTGACTCGGGCGTCTCGGGCATGCAGCACATGGCCGTGGTGCGCGACTTCGCCCTGCCGTGA
- a CDS encoding FAD-dependent oxidoreductase — MSRAMSARYDLAVLGAGTAGAALAAFAAQAGLSVLLLERRRASDAGARWVNGVAAWQFRAAGLAPPTGRELRGAGHTFHLIAGWGPERVTVKGHDVLDVDMRFLVERLQRLATQAGATLIDSAHVEGVDGDAIATSRGTFRARYVVDASGLAGVGLLGRMRPAPGDLCVAAQEVRELTDPDAAHRYFESQQAAPGDTLCFSSMAGGYSIVNLRLDDEGVSLLAGSIPGAGRPGGRQLIDDFVAKQPWIGPRLFGGARAIPLGRPRRPLSRGRHAVLGDAANQVFAAHGSGIGPGLLAARVLADLLAGEPETLRAYTPTWYRSWGGMLLAADVFRRFSEGLELDDVRALMRSGVMNSDGVRATLEQRLPSVRGAMRGSVDYGVLRRRPRLILRAAQLAAQVPWSLLRARTAGE; from the coding sequence GTGTCGAGAGCAATGAGCGCGCGCTACGACCTTGCAGTGCTCGGTGCGGGCACCGCGGGTGCAGCCTTGGCGGCCTTTGCCGCGCAGGCCGGCCTCTCCGTGTTGCTGTTGGAGCGCCGCCGCGCGAGCGACGCCGGAGCGCGCTGGGTCAACGGCGTGGCGGCGTGGCAGTTTCGAGCGGCGGGCTTGGCGCCGCCCACGGGCCGGGAACTACGTGGCGCGGGGCACACCTTTCACTTGATTGCAGGCTGGGGCCCCGAGCGAGTGACGGTGAAGGGCCACGACGTGCTCGACGTCGACATGCGCTTCTTGGTGGAGCGCCTGCAACGACTCGCCACTCAGGCTGGGGCTACACTGATCGACAGCGCGCACGTCGAAGGGGTCGATGGGGACGCCATCGCTACCTCGCGCGGTACCTTTCGCGCACGATACGTGGTCGACGCGTCGGGGTTGGCCGGAGTGGGCCTGCTAGGCCGCATGCGCCCAGCACCTGGGGACTTGTGCGTCGCGGCCCAAGAGGTGCGGGAGCTGACCGACCCTGACGCTGCGCATCGCTACTTCGAGTCCCAACAAGCAGCGCCTGGCGACACCCTGTGTTTTTCGTCCATGGCCGGCGGATACTCGATCGTGAACCTACGCCTCGACGATGAAGGCGTGAGCTTGCTCGCCGGCAGCATCCCGGGTGCCGGGCGACCCGGCGGACGGCAGCTGATCGACGATTTCGTGGCCAAGCAGCCGTGGATTGGCCCGCGCCTCTTCGGCGGAGCGCGCGCCATTCCCTTGGGTCGGCCGCGGCGACCGCTGTCCCGCGGGCGGCACGCCGTGTTGGGCGACGCTGCCAATCAGGTCTTCGCGGCCCACGGCTCGGGCATCGGTCCGGGGCTCCTCGCGGCGCGAGTGCTCGCCGACCTGCTGGCCGGCGAGCCCGAAACACTCCGCGCCTACACGCCCACTTGGTATCGAAGCTGGGGCGGCATGCTGCTCGCGGCGGACGTCTTCCGCCGCTTCTCCGAGGGGCTGGAGCTGGACGATGTGCGCGCCCTGATGCGAAGCGGTGTGATGAACAGCGACGGCGTGCGCGCCACCTTGGAGCAACGTTTGCCGAGCGTGCGCGGCGCGATGCGAGGGAGCGTGGACTACGGAGTGCTGCGGCGCCGCCCGCGCTTGATACTGCGGGCGGCGCAGCTGGCGGCGCAGGTGCCATGGAGCCTGCTGCGCGCACGCACGGCGGGGGAATAG
- a CDS encoding periplasmic heavy metal sensor codes for MKTAKLLAPLLLGMFVTLAATPKAEAQPADRAARVEARKKEVRARLLRNKVGLDESKAGQVEKILDQHAKERKALQQERMKHQQKLKQLLQADSNDQKAYSTAISGFRTADKKLRALRDKEMDALAKVLTPKQQAQLAVAAKQVQRDIRQRMQRRPRRPRP; via the coding sequence ATGAAAACGGCGAAGCTTCTAGCGCCCCTACTGCTGGGCATGTTCGTGACGTTGGCGGCCACGCCGAAGGCCGAGGCACAGCCCGCAGATCGCGCCGCGCGGGTCGAAGCGCGCAAAAAAGAAGTACGCGCGCGCCTCTTGCGCAACAAAGTCGGACTCGACGAAAGCAAAGCCGGGCAAGTCGAGAAGATCCTCGACCAGCACGCGAAGGAACGCAAAGCGCTGCAGCAGGAGCGCATGAAGCACCAGCAAAAGCTCAAGCAATTGTTGCAGGCCGACAGCAACGACCAGAAGGCCTACAGCACGGCGATCAGTGGTTTTCGCACCGCCGACAAGAAGCTCCGTGCACTGCGTGACAAGGAGATGGACGCTCTGGCCAAGGTGCTGACGCCCAAACAGCAAGCGCAGCTCGCCGTCGCTGCCAAACAGGTGCAGCGCGACATCCGTCAGCGCATGCAGCGCCGCCCGCGACGTCCGCGTCCGTGA
- a CDS encoding succinate dehydrogenase cytochrome b subunit, whose translation MQKALTLYDTTIGKKALMAVTGVALFGFVVAHMLGNLQVFLGPEQLNGYAKKLHDLGPLLWIARLVLIGAVVTHIVVAMQLVMRSAGARPQGYRLKQHDATSYAARTMKISGPLLALFIVYHLAHFTVPGVPMGAYQHDPHDVYANVVQAFSIPWVAGVYIAAQLLLGFHLYHGAWSLFQSLGLSHPRYDEKKRMAAQTLAMVVMFGNIAMPVAVLAGVIK comes from the coding sequence ATGCAGAAAGCCCTGACCCTGTACGACACCACCATCGGCAAGAAAGCGCTGATGGCCGTGACGGGTGTCGCGCTGTTCGGGTTCGTGGTCGCTCACATGCTGGGCAACCTCCAAGTGTTCTTGGGTCCGGAGCAGCTCAACGGCTACGCGAAGAAGCTCCACGACTTGGGGCCACTGCTCTGGATCGCACGCCTAGTGCTGATCGGCGCGGTGGTTACGCACATCGTGGTTGCCATGCAGCTGGTGATGCGTTCGGCAGGGGCGCGGCCCCAAGGCTATCGCCTCAAGCAGCACGACGCCACGTCCTACGCGGCACGCACGATGAAGATTAGCGGCCCGTTGCTGGCGCTGTTCATCGTCTACCACTTGGCGCACTTCACCGTGCCTGGTGTGCCCATGGGCGCCTACCAGCACGATCCGCACGACGTGTACGCGAACGTCGTCCAAGCCTTCAGCATTCCCTGGGTCGCTGGCGTGTACATCGCGGCACAGTTGCTGCTCGGCTTTCACCTGTATCACGGCGCGTGGAGCCTGTTTCAGTCCCTGGGGCTGTCGCACCCGCGCTACGACGAGAAGAAACGCATGGCGGCGCAGACGCTGGCCATGGTGGTCATGTTCGGCAACATCGCCATGCCTGTCGCGGTGTTGGCCGGGGTCATCAAGTAG